Part of the Robbsia sp. KACC 23696 genome, CGTGCCATCGATATCGACGACACACTCGACGCGGCAGCGCGCCAGTGTGGCGTGCCGACCGCCGTGCTCACGCAGGCGGCGTGGTGGCTGCTGCTCGCGCGCATCGCGGGAGACGCGCACGTCGTGGGCGCCTGGCAACACGATTGTCGCGACGACGCGGAGATGCTGGAAAACGGCATCGGTGCTTTCGTCCGGACCTATCCGGTCGCGCTGAACTGCGACGCGACTCGCCCCTTTGCCGCCTTCGCGCAGGAATGCGCCACGGTGCTCGATGCGCATCGGTCATCGCTGGAGTATTGGCCCGCCACCCCGGCAACCCGCGACGACGCCTTGCCGACATTCGATCGCGTGGCCTTCGCGACGGCGCGCATCGTCCCGGACCTGTCGATCGACGCCGCGGCGGGGCATCGTTCCGCGTTCGCCGATCGCATCCAGGCCTTGCTCCCCGGCTATGAACTCGCCTTGCAGATCGACATCGATGCCGCGGGCACGCCGCGCCTCGCCACGTTGTCCGCAAGCGCCGATTGCTATGCGGCAAACGATGTCGACATGCTGCTGCGTCAATATCAAACACTGCTTGCCGCCATCGCGTCGAATGCGACCGCGCCACTCGGCGATCTCGCCATCGATTCGCCCGAGCGGCAGCGCGCGCTGCGCGCATGGCGCGGGGAGACCAAGGACTGGGGCACGCGCACGGTGCCGGCCGCCATTGCGGCATGGGCGGTGACGCGGCCGGACGCGCCGGCGCTGGTCGCCCCGGAGCGTTCGCTCAGCTATGCCGAGCTGGAGGCCTGCGTGGTGAAGACGGTCGCGCTGCTCGCCGCGCATGGCGTCGGCCGGGGCGGTGTGGTCGGACTGTCCTTGCCTCGGTCCGCCGGGCTCGTCGTCGCGCTGCTGGCGGCGATGCGCGCGGGTGCCGCCTATCTGCCACTGGATCCGAGCTGGCCCGCGTCCCGCCGCGACGAGATCGTCGCGCAGGCCGGCGCAGGCATCGTGCTATGCGAACGCGGCGCGGCAGTGTCGTCGGCGCATGTTGCGTTCGACCTGTCGGACGCGTGGGATGACACGCACGACACGCGTGACACGTCGTCGATCGCCGCAGCGGCCGACGACGGTGTGGCGTTGCGCGATGACTCGGCTTACGTGCTCTACACGTCGGGGTCGACGGGCAAGCCGAAGGGCGTCAAGATCGGTCATCGACAACTGTTGAACTACGTGGCCGGCAGCAGCGCGGCGCTAGGTCTTGCCCACTGCACGCGCTTTGCACTGACCTCGACGATCGCCGCGGATTTGGGCAATACGACTTTATTCGGTGCGCTATACAACGGCGCCTGTCTGGTGATTCCGCGCGACGAGGACATGAAGGACGCGCAGTCATTTGCCCAATTCCTTCGGTCGGGCCGGATCGACTGCGTGAAGATCACCCCGTCGCACTTCGGCGCATTGACCGACGCGGCGGACATCACGCTGCCGCGCGTCGTCATTCTCGGCGGTGAACCCGTTCCTGTCGGCCTCGCCGCTCGCATCAAGCGCATCGATCCGACGACGCGCGTCTTCAATCACTATGGGCCGACGGAAACGACGGTCGGCGTGCTCGTGCACGAATACGGCGTGTCGTCGGGCGAAGTGGCTCCCGGGCCGAGCCTGCCGCTTACGCTGCCGCTACCCAACTGTTACGCCTATGTCCTGGACGCGGCACGCAGGCTCGCGCCTGTCGGGATGCCGGGCGAGTTGTATATCGGCGGCGCGCAGCTCAGTGACGGCTATGTCGAGCAGGCGAATGCCGACGTCTTCGTCGACGATCCGTTTCAGCCGGGACAGCGCCTGTACCGAAGCGGCGATCGCGCCCGGTATGTGGCCGGTGGCGGCGTGCAGCTGATCGGGCGCGCCGACGCGCAGGTCAAGATTCGGGGATTCCGGATCGAGCCGGCGGAAATCGAGGCGGCGCTGCTGACGATCGACACGGTCCGTGAAGCCGCCATCCGCGCATGGGGGGACGACACCGGGCGGCAACTGGCCGCCTACATCGTGCTCGATCGACCGGATAGCGACGTCGGCGGCGACATCGCGCGGCTAAGCGAGGCCTTGGCGTCGCGCCTGCCCGCGCCGATGCTGCCCGCGCACTGGGTAATCGTCGCGCATCTCCCGCGTCTTGCCAATGGCAAGATCGATCGCAGAACACTGCCGGATCCTCGGCTGGACGTCGCACGCGAGGCGGCTATTCCGCCCGGCACGGCGCTTGAGACACTGCTGCTGCGCGTCATCTCGCAATTGCTCGGCAACGACCTGCGCGGCGTCAACGTCAGTCTTTTCGAGGCAGGCGCCGATTCGCTGGTCGCCATCCGTCTGGCCTCCCGTATCCGGGAGTTGCTGCACATCGAGATGCTGCCGGGCCTCGTATTCGCCCATCCGAGCGTCGCGCGTCTTGCTCGGGCTTTGTTGGCGCTCGAACCGTCGCCTGGCGCCTTCGAGCGCACCGCGGCGCTCAGGCTGAAGCTGGATGCGATGACCCCTGCACAGCGCGAACGGATGCTGCAACTCGCGCGGGATCGCGCCGCACAGGAAGACGCGGGCATGTCTGGAAAAACAGTGCATTTAGGATAATAAAAACGGTCTGTCTTCCTCACTAGACGTTGCAGAACGTTCTGTAAACAATTACTATCCTGGATTGTAATTGAGAATCATTACAATTTAGCGGGGATTGTTAGGTTCGGTGTAGCAGTGAGGAAGCGGGCGGGGAGGCCGAGCGGGGCGGATCCCAATTTAACGTGATCGATGACATGGCGATGCGGGGCATGAAGAACCAAAAGATAAGAAAAAAACACGATGTGAGGCGCGACGCGGTGGTCGGCTTCCTGCTATCGACCGGCGTGTTGTCCGCCGGATTGATGTCTGCCTCGATGGCGATGGCGCAGCAGACGGGGTCATCGGGCACCGACGCCGCCACGCCGTCTTCTGCCCGAGCATCCGCGCCGGTGGCGGCGAGCGGGACGGATCAGACGCTCGTAACGAACGCATTGCCTGCGGTGACCGTTTCCAGCAAGGAGGACCCCGCAGTCGCGGCGGTCAATCCGGCGACGACGGTAGGATCGAAGACGGCACTGACGGAGCGGCAAATCCCGCAAAGTGTCACGGTCATCCCGCAGCAGCAGATTCAGCAGCAGAATATCAAGACGCTGAACGATGCGATGCGCTACACCCCTGGCGTCACTGTCGCGCAGGACGATTCGGAACGGACATCGTATTATTCTCGCGGCTTCCCGATCCAGACCTGGATGATGGACGGCTTGCCGACGCTGCAGAGTCTGGTGACCGTAGCGCCGAATCTGGCGATGTACGACCGTGTGGAAGTGCTGACAGGCCCCGACGGCTTGCAAACCGGATTCGGCAGCGAAGGCGGCACCGTCAACCTGGTACGAAAAAGGGCACCCAGTACCTTCAGCATGAACGCCGAGTTATTCGGCGGCAGTTACAACGATTTTGGCGGCACGCTGGATGTGGGCGGCCCGATCAACAAGGCGGGCACATTGCGTGGCCGCGTCGTCGGCAATGTGCAGAACCAGGACCTGATGTGGGATGGCTCCTGGCGTCACGACAAAATGTTGTACGGCACGCTGGAAGCGGATCTGACAAGCAACACGACGTTGCGGGTGGGCGCCAGTTACGGTGAGACGGACCAGAAAGCAAACTGGACGGGCATCTCCTCATACAGCACGCCGGTCAATGGTAAATATGTGCTCTACGGCAACCGCTCCCAATATGTGGGGGCACCGTGGAACGACAATACGTACTACAGCAGAACCGCGTTCGCCGAGCTCGAACAGAAATTAGGCGCCGGCTGGACCGGAAAGCTGGCCTTCAATTATCTGGCGAACAGTGCCAATGTGCTGAACGAGTCGGCCACGGGCGGCGTCGAGAAC contains:
- a CDS encoding amino acid adenylation domain-containing protein gives rise to the protein MSNAIHQAENVGHALSAEQQVVLAAPMLRDNPAVFRATLSGAWRDADLQRAFENVFARHEILQTTFRETPGYALPRQYPCDGTPPRMETIDAMQASREDLVQGEREAARLGTERLVRCVLLRHTATHARLVLSASRLVADEAGLARLYRDALHAYGPSGGDAPIADSDTEDDTDDGVIQYTQFVEWREELALGDDAHDGAAYWTAYLAQMAADQAQVPALPYRRSAASEASPFAQPPRAAAQEAAAQDTRWVRAIDIDDTLDAAARQCGVPTAVLTQAAWWLLLARIAGDAHVVGAWQHDCRDDAEMLENGIGAFVRTYPVALNCDATRPFAAFAQECATVLDAHRSSLEYWPATPATRDDALPTFDRVAFATARIVPDLSIDAAAGHRSAFADRIQALLPGYELALQIDIDAAGTPRLATLSASADCYAANDVDMLLRQYQTLLAAIASNATAPLGDLAIDSPERQRALRAWRGETKDWGTRTVPAAIAAWAVTRPDAPALVAPERSLSYAELEACVVKTVALLAAHGVGRGGVVGLSLPRSAGLVVALLAAMRAGAAYLPLDPSWPASRRDEIVAQAGAGIVLCERGAAVSSAHVAFDLSDAWDDTHDTRDTSSIAAAADDGVALRDDSAYVLYTSGSTGKPKGVKIGHRQLLNYVAGSSAALGLAHCTRFALTSTIAADLGNTTLFGALYNGACLVIPRDEDMKDAQSFAQFLRSGRIDCVKITPSHFGALTDAADITLPRVVILGGEPVPVGLAARIKRIDPTTRVFNHYGPTETTVGVLVHEYGVSSGEVAPGPSLPLTLPLPNCYAYVLDAARRLAPVGMPGELYIGGAQLSDGYVEQANADVFVDDPFQPGQRLYRSGDRARYVAGGGVQLIGRADAQVKIRGFRIEPAEIEAALLTIDTVREAAIRAWGDDTGRQLAAYIVLDRPDSDVGGDIARLSEALASRLPAPMLPAHWVIVAHLPRLANGKIDRRTLPDPRLDVAREAAIPPGTALETLLLRVISQLLGNDLRGVNVSLFEAGADSLVAIRLASRIRELLHIEMLPGLVFAHPSVARLARALLALEPSPGAFERTAALRLKLDAMTPAQRERMLQLARDRAAQEDAGMSGKTVHLG